In one window of Cytophagaceae bacterium ABcell3 DNA:
- a CDS encoding peptidylprolyl isomerase: protein MKIFTFTVVFLLSVSLGFSQNKDFKTLRKQLRKVKTLKDADSFIQENAAYFGEVITLHARHDTSALANFLLNSKKGSFWVDDTSDVHVNYMFKVLSTDVQPAFRVSYIFIDGKDYSTSEIDSIRKIILDRNKEGEPFEQLASLFSMDRNAQKGGDLGWFDEKQMVNAFSEAVKSHERGAVFTVDVPEREWFYVIKNTHDPVMYQTARVLILKEAK, encoded by the coding sequence ATGAAAATCTTTACATTTACGGTTGTGTTTTTACTGTCGGTTTCTTTAGGTTTTTCACAAAACAAAGATTTTAAAACCCTTAGAAAGCAATTAAGAAAAGTTAAGACGCTTAAAGATGCTGATAGTTTCATTCAAGAAAATGCTGCTTACTTTGGAGAAGTTATAACATTGCACGCACGCCATGATACAAGTGCTCTAGCTAACTTTTTATTGAACAGTAAGAAAGGAAGCTTTTGGGTTGACGATACGTCAGATGTGCATGTAAACTATATGTTTAAAGTGTTGTCAACTGACGTTCAGCCAGCCTTTAGGGTGAGCTATATATTTATAGATGGGAAAGATTATTCTACCTCTGAAATAGATAGTATAAGAAAAATCATTTTAGATAGAAATAAAGAAGGAGAGCCTTTTGAGCAATTGGCTAGTTTGTTTTCTATGGATAGGAATGCCCAAAAGGGAGGGGACTTGGGTTGGTTTGATGAGAAACAAATGGTCAATGCATTTTCTGAAGCTGTTAAATCGCATGAGCGAGGAGCTGTTTTTACGGTAGATGTTCCTGAGAGAGAGTGGTTTTATGTTATTAAAAATACGCATGACCCTGTTATGTACCAAACAGCCCGCGTGTTAATACTTAAAGAAGCAAAATAG